One segment of Synchiropus splendidus isolate RoL2022-P1 chromosome 4, RoL_Sspl_1.0, whole genome shotgun sequence DNA contains the following:
- the LOC128757018 gene encoding uncharacterized protein LOC128757018, whose translation MDSQVFQDISEVDCADLQRDFSPSKHAGNEVYVKLRKKGNRGAHSWKAAEKSSSPNKPSGKKHKQTSRLSKEKEGLLAEVKMAVKNFEKEANAKVGQQKKENFQIKLALKRVEEDLERKKQQWEVERSSLLAWQQEGLVAAVEHAQQVLMNERHHWQCMATQLAWQERESACLSAALNQARKDLSNQTKLWEEEKSSLLAQHQEEVSGLVADLEQAKKDLMSERNKWREEKASLERNSEEQRGTDPVEGRTPKQL comes from the coding sequence ATGGACAGCCAGGTTTTTCAGGACATTTCTGAGGTGGACTGTGCTGATCTGCAGAGGGATTTCAGCCCCAGCAAGCATGCTGGGAATGAGGTCTATGTGAAGCTGAGGAAGAAGGGCAACAGGGGAGCACACTCTTGGAAAGCGGCTGAGAAATCAAGCAGCCCAAATAAGCCTTCTGGCAAGAAGCACAAGCAGACGTCTCGCCTCTCGAAGGAGAAGGAGGGATTGCTCGCTGAAGTGAAGATGGCTGTGAAGAATTTTGAAAAAGAAGCCAACGCTAAAGTCGGCCAGCAAAAGAAGGAGAACTTCCAGATCAAACTTGCCCTGAAAAGAGTTGAGGAGGACCTGGAGAGGAAGAAACAGCAGTGGGAGGTGGAGAGGTCCAGCCTGCTGGCCTGGCAGCAGGAGGGTCTTGTAGCTGCGGTGGAGCACGCCCAGCAGGTTCTGATGAACGAGAGACACCACTGGCAGTGCATGGCCACCCAACTGGCGTGGCAGGAGCGGGAGTCAGCGTGTCTCAGCGCAGCCCTCAACCAGGCTCGCAAGGACCTCTCAAACCAGACGAAGctgtgggaggaggagaagtcctCCCTGCTGGCCCAGCACCAGGAGGAAGTCTCCGGCCTGGTGGCTGACCTTGAGCAGGCCAAGAAAGACTTGATGAGTGAGAGAAACaagtggagggaggagaaggcGTCGCTTGAGAGGAACTCAGAGGAGCAGCGGGGGACGGACCCAGTCGAGGGTCGGACTCCAAAACAGCTTTGA